The region GGCCCTAAAAAGCCTCTTGAGGACTTCTGTAAAGTCCACTGTGTCAAAGACAGTATCGTCGTTGCTCGGTCCGATGGAACGAAATCTCCCAGATACGACACCGTGAAATCGATATTGCTGGCGAGTGTCGGACGTCCGACTAATCTGCATGATCGCTTTTCGAGCTTGCGGCCGTTTCGAGTCGAACAATACGTCGAAAGAGTCTGAACCGCAGTTTTCCATAATCGTCTCGACCGCTTCCGAAAACTCAATCGCTGCCTTCAATCGGGGGAATGAGACTTTCGCATTTTTAACCACCTGTTCCGCCAGAAAGCGACCGGGACGTCCTTTCGCTAAGCTCTTCAAGTCATCAAAGCCGATAGGCCCTTCTGCAACGGCCAGGCGACGTTGCTCAAGAAATTGGCGACCGAGGTAATACTCTGCGACTAAGGAAGACCACTTTCGAGAAGTGCCCTTCTTACCGTCTACAATTTCCACGAAGACCGGCAGACCGTCATTCAGATTCTGCAAGCGACCGCGAAATTCCGATGTCCTGGGCTGATCTGAGAAATAGAAGAAGTGAGACCTACACCCAGCTGAACAGTCACTTGCTCCAAATTGCTCCACTGGGACGCCGGCACCCCGAAGCGTGCCCATCGTCTTTGCCCAAGTGTGCTCCGTTTGAGGATCGTCGGTTTTGCCATACCATACTTCGCGGAGAACCGCATGTTCACGGAAATAATCGACATTCCAGTGCATGCGTTTGCCGTGATCACTTCGGCGCTGGTGGCGTGCGACGCG is a window of Bremerella sp. TYQ1 DNA encoding:
- a CDS encoding DUF123 domain-containing protein, translating into MNSISKTPGVYVLIFYLHKKMWITFDKKGSKHYFDRGWYAYVGSARGPGGLHSRVARHQRRSDHGKRMHWNVDYFREHAVLREVWYGKTDDPQTEHTWAKTMGTLRGAGVPVEQFGASDCSAGCRSHFFYFSDQPRTSEFRGRLQNLNDGLPVFVEIVDGKKGTSRKWSSLVAEYYLGRQFLEQRRLAVAEGPIGFDDLKSLAKGRPGRFLAEQVVKNAKVSFPRLKAAIEFSEAVETIMENCGSDSFDVLFDSKRPQARKAIMQISRTSDTRQQYRFHGVVSGRFRSIGPSNDDTVFDTVDFTEVLKRLFRARGAIQKLNSEVKRSRNIGVRCESQRLSRLCMEAARTLKGITTSTQPNSQSVPHGLRKEVVMPVLRERSAKGTVVGLGRLALRLTVKNVWDHQEMVHRDILPTEDQRKRVRQEVQLIVEAAKAIRQTVEYSHDVPISVAGFG